From the Diospyros lotus cultivar Yz01 chromosome 13, ASM1463336v1, whole genome shotgun sequence genome, one window contains:
- the LOC127789008 gene encoding uncharacterized protein LOC127789008, with protein sequence MTSVCVSKCVHDARVPVRATYANLYKWPESDAEFVMMRAVGRGCAAEGNGAGWHPPPRVVDSISCRQLYLRSYTFSRKETVPERTKQCLDRVRERMAAGRLLKKKKKKKKKAPPGRALRVKELSCAIFQRLLSCTASVDVVEG encoded by the coding sequence ATGACCTCCGTCTGCGTATCAAAATGCGTCCATGACGCCCGAGTACCCGTCAGAGCCACCTACGCCAACCTCTACAAATGGCCGGAATCCGACGCCGAGTTCGTTATGATGAGAGCGGTGGGGAGAGGCTGCGCCGCCGAAGGCAACGGAGCAGGGTGGCATCCGCCGCCGAGGGTGGTGGACAGCATCTCCTGCCGGCAGCTGTACCTCAGGAGCTACACCTTCTCTAGGAAGGAAACGGTGCCGGAGAGGACCAAGCAGTGCTTGGACCGAGTCAGAGAGCGGATGGCAGCAGGAAGGCtgctgaagaagaaaaagaagaagaagaagaaggctccGCCGGGTAGGGCGCTGAGAGTGAAGGAGCTATCTTGTGCCATCTTCCAAAGGCTGCTATCTTGCACCGCTAGCGTAGATGTTGTGGAGGGTTAA